From the genome of Eublepharis macularius isolate TG4126 chromosome 12, MPM_Emac_v1.0, whole genome shotgun sequence, one region includes:
- the LOC129340181 gene encoding arylamine N-acetyltransferase, pineal gland isozyme NAT-10-like → MDVSQYLIRIGYQGPAQPSLETLRRLHLCHLFSVPFGSLSIHCKEPITLELPLLYDKIVRRHRGGFCYELNGLFLWLLQTLGFEAKAVAGRVRNRFTGHYGPPLDHMVIWVQLDGRSFLCDVGFGEAFQEPLELIPNTEQVQEGGVFWLGMKEGVWILERREVPGKEGRPLYQFTLEEKKLDDFADMCIYHQTSPSSIFPCKSFCSLQKEDGTRLTYMGWRLISTSGEKRTETVLQSSEIPAVLREKFKIELEGNFEPKDEEILPPPEED, encoded by the coding sequence ATGGATGTTAGCCAGTATCTAATACGGATCGGGTACCAGGGTCCTGCCCAGCCTTCACTGGAGACCCTGCGGCGTCTCCATCTCTGCCATCTCTTCTCTGTGCCCTTCGGGAGCTTGAGTATCCACTGTAAGGAGCCCATCACCCTGGAATTGCCCCTTCTCTACGACAAGATTGTCCGGCGCCACCGCGGCGGCTTCTGCTATGAGCTGAATGGGCTTTTCTTGTGGCTGCTGCAGACACTAGGATTTGAAGCCAAAGCCGTGGCTGGTCGTGTCCGGAACCGCTTCACGGGGCACTATGGACCACCCCTGGACCATATGGTGATTTGGGTCCAACTGGATGGACGTTCGTTCCTCTGCGACGTTGGTTTTGGTGAAGCTTTCCAGGAGCCCCTAGAGTTGATACCAAACACAGAGCAAGTCCAAGAAGGGGGTGTGTTCTGGCTGGGCATGAAAGAGGGGGTTTGGATCTTGGAGCGCCGTGAAGTTCCTGGCAAGGAAGGGAGACCTTTGTATCAATTCACTCTCGAGGAAAAGAAGCTGGACGATTTTGCAGACATGTGCATCTATCACCAGACTTCACCCAGTTCCATCTTCCCGTGCAAGTCCTTCTGCTCCCTGCAAAAGGAAGATGGCACCCGCCTTACCTACATGGGATGGCGTCTCATCTCCACTAGCGGGGAGAAGCGTACGGAGACTGTCTTGCAAAGCTCTGAGATCCCAGCTGTG
- the LOC129339627 gene encoding olfactory receptor 2G6-like: MEICYVTSTIPQMLAQLFTGHVALSLIHCALQMYVALSLGSAEALMLGVMAYDRYLAICRPLVYATAMGTWRQLQLASACWVSGFVVSAVYVSITFQHSFCGSGFINHFICELPMVLKLTCADTHITEAVIFVLGGLVLLGPLSLILTSYGLILFSVLQMRSAAGLRKAFSTCGSHLAIVTLFYGTLIFMYIRPRSGRSPNHEKQVAVFYVVVTPLLNPVIYSLRNKEIHKAMAKVLRKWGSEKKIEYLS; the protein is encoded by the coding sequence ATGGAAATCTGTTATGTCACCAGCACCATACCCCAGATGCTGGCTCAACTTTTCACAGGTCATGTAGCATTGTCTTTAATCCATTGTGCGTTACAGATGTACGTAGCTTTGTCTCTGGGTTCCGCTGAAGCACTTATGCTGGGCGTCATGGCCTACGACCGTTACTTAGCCATCTGCCGCCCCCTGGTCTATGCCACTGCCATGGGAACATGGCGCCAGCTCCAGCTTGCCTCTGCCTGCTGGGTCAGCGGCTTCGTAGTCTCCGCAGTATACGTGAGCATCACCTTTCAGCACTCGTTCTGTGGCTCTGGCTTCATCAACCACTTTATCTGTGAACTGCCGATGGTACTGAAACTAACATGCGCAGATACCCACATCACAGAAGCCGTCATTTTTGTGCTTGGAGGGCTGGTCCTCCTGGGCCCCCTTTCACTTATCTTGACCTCCTACGGGCTCATCCTGTTCTCCGTGTTACAAATGCGGTCCGCCGCTGGACTGCGCAAGGCCTTCTCTACATGCGGCTCCCATTTAGCCATAGTCACCTTGTTCTATGGCACCCTCATCTTTATGTATATCAGACCCCGGTCAGGAAGATCTCCCAATCATGAAAAGCAAGTGGCTGTGTTTTATGTTGTTGTCACCCCTCTTCTGAATCCTGTCATTTATTCTCTGAGGAACAAGGAAATCCATAAAGCGATGGCGAAGGTGTTGAGAAAATGGGGCTCTGAAAAGAAAATTGAGTACTTATCTTGA